A single region of the Duganella sp. BuS-21 genome encodes:
- a CDS encoding phosphomannomutase/phosphoglucomutase encodes MVTLSKTIFKAYDIRGIIDKTLDAGVAFQIGAAFGRAALVKGEKKVVIGRDGRLSGPSLIKALAEGLQSAGVDVIDLGVVATPMVYFGTNVLGAASGIMVTGSHNPPDYNGFKMVLAGEAIHGESITGLYDSILAHDGSAAATPGAYGTHDIRAQYLERIIGDVKVSRPIKIAVDCGNGVAGAFAGDLYRGMGCEVIELFCEVDGTFPNHHPDPAHPENLQDLIRCLQETDAEIGLAFDGDGDRLGLVTKDGQIIYPDRQMMLFAEDVLSRNPGEQILYDVKCTRHLAPYIEKSGGVPLMYKTGHSLVKAKLKETGAPLGGEMSGHIFFKDRWYGFDDGLYAGARMLEILTKQEDPSALLNALPQSDSTPELHLHLSEGENFIVMDKLRADAKFPGHERIITIDGLRVEYADGFGLARSSNTTPVIVMRFEAETPAALERIQGQFKQVILAAKPDAELPF; translated from the coding sequence ATGGTTACCTTATCCAAAACGATCTTCAAAGCATACGACATTCGCGGCATTATCGATAAAACCCTGGATGCCGGCGTGGCATTCCAGATCGGCGCCGCTTTCGGCCGCGCCGCACTGGTCAAGGGCGAGAAAAAAGTCGTGATCGGCCGTGACGGCCGCCTGTCCGGTCCATCGCTGATCAAGGCGCTGGCCGAAGGCTTGCAGTCGGCCGGCGTCGACGTGATCGACCTGGGCGTGGTGGCGACCCCGATGGTGTACTTCGGCACCAATGTGCTGGGCGCCGCTTCGGGCATCATGGTCACCGGCAGCCACAATCCGCCGGACTACAATGGCTTCAAGATGGTGCTGGCCGGCGAGGCGATCCACGGCGAGTCCATCACCGGCTTGTACGACAGCATCCTGGCGCATGACGGTTCGGCTGCAGCCACCCCTGGCGCCTACGGCACCCACGATATCCGCGCCCAGTACCTGGAGCGCATCATCGGCGACGTCAAGGTATCGCGTCCGATCAAGATCGCGGTGGACTGCGGCAACGGCGTGGCCGGCGCTTTCGCTGGCGACCTGTATCGCGGCATGGGCTGCGAGGTGATCGAGCTGTTCTGCGAAGTGGACGGCACCTTCCCGAACCACCACCCCGATCCGGCGCATCCGGAAAACCTGCAAGATTTGATCCGCTGCCTGCAGGAGACCGATGCCGAAATTGGCCTGGCCTTCGACGGCGACGGCGACCGCCTCGGCCTGGTGACCAAGGATGGCCAGATCATTTACCCTGACCGCCAGATGATGCTGTTCGCGGAAGACGTGTTGTCGCGCAATCCGGGCGAGCAGATTCTGTACGACGTGAAATGCACGCGCCACCTGGCGCCGTACATCGAGAAGTCGGGCGGCGTGCCGCTGATGTACAAGACCGGCCACTCGCTGGTGAAGGCCAAGCTGAAGGAAACCGGCGCCCCGCTGGGCGGCGAAATGAGCGGCCATATCTTCTTCAAGGACCGCTGGTACGGTTTCGACGACGGCCTGTACGCCGGCGCGCGCATGCTGGAAATTCTGACCAAGCAGGAAGATCCGTCGGCGCTGCTGAACGCGCTGCCGCAGTCGGACAGCACGCCCGAGCTGCACCTGCACCTGAGCGAAGGCGAGAACTTCATCGTCATGGACAAGCTGCGCGCCGATGCCAAGTTCCCTGGCCATGAGCGCATCATCACCATCGACGGCCTGCGCGTGGAATACGCCGACGGCTTCGGCCTGGCACGTTCGTCCAACACCACGCCGGTGATCGTGATGCGCTTTGAAGCGGAAACCCCGGCCGCGCTGGAGCGCATCCAGGGCCAGTTCAAGCAAGTGATCCTGGCGGCCAAGCCGGACGCGGAACTGCCGTTCTAA
- a CDS encoding 1-acyl-sn-glycerol-3-phosphate acyltransferase, whose product MGHPVLFLRSLIFTIVMVVSTVLWSLVCFLVAPLPYAQRFFVTSRWNVFIIWCLKIICGIRYEVRGRENLPDADAIVLSKHQSAWETIFLLPNMPRPLVFVFKKEILYIPFFGWAMALLRMIPIDRKQGKNAFKEVVRHGKRRLAQGLWIIMFPEGTRIPVGQAGKYKSGGTRLAIETGALVVPIAHNSGECWPKNSFIKRPGLVTVSIGKPISPEGQTPDGMMQQVENWIESEMRVISPHAYNAG is encoded by the coding sequence TTGGGTCATCCCGTTTTATTCCTGCGTTCCCTCATCTTCACCATCGTGATGGTGGTATCGACCGTTCTCTGGTCCCTGGTCTGCTTCCTGGTGGCGCCGCTGCCGTATGCACAGCGCTTCTTCGTCACTTCGCGCTGGAATGTGTTCATCATCTGGTGCCTGAAGATCATCTGCGGCATCCGCTACGAAGTGCGCGGCCGCGAAAACCTGCCGGACGCCGACGCCATCGTGCTGTCCAAGCACCAGTCGGCGTGGGAAACCATCTTCCTGCTGCCGAACATGCCGCGTCCATTGGTGTTCGTGTTCAAGAAGGAGATTTTGTATATTCCCTTCTTCGGCTGGGCCATGGCGCTGCTGCGCATGATTCCGATCGACCGCAAGCAGGGCAAGAACGCCTTCAAGGAAGTGGTCCGTCACGGCAAGCGCCGCCTGGCGCAGGGTCTATGGATTATCATGTTCCCGGAAGGGACGCGCATTCCGGTGGGCCAGGCCGGCAAGTACAAAAGCGGCGGCACGCGCCTGGCGATTGAAACCGGCGCGCTGGTGGTGCCGATTGCCCACAACTCCGGTGAGTGCTGGCCAAAAAATTCTTTCATCAAGCGGCCCGGCCTTGTTACAGTATCGATAGGCAAGCCAATTTCGCCCGAAGGCCAGACGCCGGACGGCATGATGCAACAGGTGGAAAATTGGATAGAATCAGAAATGCGCGTCATTTCGCCCCACGCTTACAACGCTGGTTAG
- a CDS encoding M48 family metallopeptidase, with protein sequence MPVKTRPLVAPPSELPPRRQLMVGEFILEYELRRSTRRSIGFMIDDDGLRVTAPKRISIAEIDEAIRTKQHWILSKLKERRERRAARLEKPPVEWVDGAQLPYMGADITLRLLVGGRNRSIYNPNTRELWVTLVPGASEDLLKNRVLTWYQQQAKTLFEERLDLYAGRLGVQYHSFGLSSAGTRWGSCTADRKIRLNWKLIHFSLPLIDYVVAHELSHILEMNHSQQFWDTVGLIYPEYDEAKNLLRKRSQELPVLFP encoded by the coding sequence GTGCCGGTCAAGACCCGGCCGCTGGTCGCGCCGCCATCGGAGCTGCCGCCGCGCCGTCAATTGATGGTCGGCGAATTCATCCTGGAATACGAACTGCGTCGCTCGACGCGGCGTTCGATCGGCTTCATGATCGACGACGACGGCCTGCGCGTGACGGCGCCCAAGCGCATCAGCATCGCCGAAATCGACGAAGCGATCCGCACCAAGCAGCACTGGATCCTGAGCAAACTGAAAGAGCGGCGCGAGCGGCGCGCGGCGCGGCTGGAAAAGCCGCCGGTGGAATGGGTAGACGGCGCGCAGCTGCCGTACATGGGCGCCGACATCACCCTGCGCCTGCTGGTGGGCGGACGCAATCGCAGCATCTACAACCCCAACACGCGCGAGCTGTGGGTCACCCTGGTGCCGGGCGCCAGCGAAGACCTGCTGAAGAACCGCGTGTTGACCTGGTACCAGCAGCAGGCCAAGACCTTGTTCGAAGAGCGCCTGGATTTATATGCCGGCCGGCTGGGCGTGCAATACCATTCGTTCGGCCTGTCCTCGGCCGGCACGCGCTGGGGCTCGTGCACGGCCGACCGCAAGATCCGCCTGAACTGGAAGCTGATCCACTTCTCGCTGCCGCTGATCGACTACGTGGTGGCGCACGAACTGTCGCACATCCTGGAAATGAACCACAGCCAGCAATTCTGGGACACCGTCGGCCTGATCTACCCCGAATACGACGAAGCCAAAAACCTGCTCCGCAAGCGCTCGCAGGAGCTGCCGGTGCTGTTCCCTTGA
- the rfbC gene encoding dTDP-4-dehydrorhamnose 3,5-epimerase, giving the protein MNVITTPLEGLLVLEPRVFGDDRGFFFESFNARRFAELTGVSAEFVQDNHSRSSKGVLRGLHYQIQQAQGKLVRATAGSVFDVAVDIRKSSPTFGQWYGCELSAENKRQLWIPAGFAHGFVVTSDAAEFLYKTTDYWAPEHERAILWNDPAVGISWPALAADGAPLLSGKDQAASLLADAEVFA; this is encoded by the coding sequence ATGAATGTCATTACTACGCCGCTGGAAGGCTTGCTGGTACTGGAGCCGCGCGTTTTCGGCGATGATCGCGGGTTTTTCTTCGAGAGTTTCAACGCCCGCCGCTTTGCCGAACTGACCGGCGTCAGCGCCGAGTTCGTGCAGGACAACCACTCGCGCTCGTCCAAGGGCGTGCTGCGCGGCCTGCACTACCAGATCCAGCAAGCCCAGGGCAAGCTGGTGCGCGCCACCGCCGGTTCGGTGTTCGACGTGGCGGTCGATATCCGCAAGAGTTCGCCGACTTTCGGCCAGTGGTACGGCTGCGAGCTGTCGGCCGAGAACAAGCGCCAACTGTGGATCCCGGCCGGCTTTGCGCACGGCTTCGTGGTCACCTCCGACGCCGCAGAATTCCTCTACAAGACCACCGACTACTGGGCGCCCGAGCACGAGCGCGCCATCCTGTGGAACGACCCCGCCGTCGGCATCAGCTGGCCGGCGCTGGCGGCCGATGGGGCGCCGCTGCTGTCGGGCAAAGACCAGGCCGCTTCACTGCTGGCCGACGCCGAGGTGTTCGCATGA
- the waaA gene encoding lipid IV(A) 3-deoxy-D-manno-octulosonic acid transferase, translated as MRILYSLLWWLALPLVLTRLWLRGRQEPGYRQHWGERLGFYPRASAAALGRAAPVLWVHAVSVGETRAAEPLVDALLAEYPQSRIVLTHMTPTGRATGKAIFAKHGERLVQSYLPYDTGSMVSRFIRHFQPQVCILMETEVWPNLIAVCNARKVPVVLANARLSERSLRKASRFGTLLLNAARGISLVAAQTEADAQRIRSLGVQRVEITGSIKFDVVVPEAALAIGAALRSAIGARPVLLCASTREGEEELILAAFESARAALPAEILLLIVPRHPQRFDEVEKMIAARGLNFQRRSQLTLDGSALQGEVLLGDSMGEMFGYYSACDIAFVGGSLVPMGSHSPIEPAALGKPILIGPSSFNFELVIEDVLAAGGAHRVADAADLMATAARLLNDSSARETMGLNAQSFANQHRGATRRTLTLLNDRI; from the coding sequence ATGCGTATTCTTTATTCCTTGTTGTGGTGGCTGGCCTTGCCGCTGGTGCTGACGCGCCTGTGGCTGCGCGGCCGCCAGGAACCTGGCTATCGCCAGCATTGGGGCGAGCGCCTCGGCTTCTATCCGCGCGCCAGCGCCGCTGCCCTCGGCCGCGCCGCGCCGGTGCTGTGGGTGCACGCCGTCTCCGTCGGTGAAACGCGCGCCGCCGAACCGCTGGTGGACGCGCTGCTGGCCGAGTATCCGCAAAGCCGCATCGTCCTCACCCACATGACGCCGACCGGCCGCGCCACCGGCAAAGCTATCTTCGCCAAGCACGGTGAGCGGCTGGTGCAATCCTATCTGCCATACGACACCGGCAGCATGGTCTCGCGCTTCATCCGCCACTTCCAGCCGCAGGTGTGCATCCTGATGGAGACCGAAGTCTGGCCCAACCTGATTGCCGTCTGCAACGCACGCAAGGTGCCGGTAGTGTTGGCCAACGCCCGCCTGTCCGAGCGCTCGCTGCGCAAAGCCAGCCGCTTTGGTACGCTGCTGCTGAACGCCGCGCGCGGCATCTCGCTGGTCGCGGCGCAAACCGAAGCCGACGCCCAGCGTATCCGCTCGCTCGGCGTGCAGCGCGTGGAAATCACCGGCAGCATCAAGTTCGACGTGGTGGTGCCGGAAGCCGCTCTGGCCATCGGCGCGGCCTTGCGCAGCGCGATCGGCGCGCGTCCCGTGCTGCTGTGCGCCTCCACCCGCGAAGGCGAAGAAGAACTGATCCTGGCCGCCTTCGAAAGTGCGCGCGCCGCATTGCCGGCCGAGATACTGCTGCTGATCGTCCCGCGCCACCCGCAGCGCTTCGATGAAGTAGAAAAAATGATCGCCGCGCGCGGCCTGAATTTCCAGCGCCGCAGCCAGCTGACGCTGGACGGCAGCGCGCTGCAAGGCGAGGTCCTGCTGGGCGACTCCATGGGTGAAATGTTCGGCTACTACTCGGCCTGCGACATCGCCTTCGTCGGCGGCAGCCTGGTGCCGATGGGCAGCCACAGCCCCATCGAGCCGGCCGCGCTGGGCAAGCCTATTTTGATTGGTCCGAGCAGCTTCAATTTTGAATTGGTCATCGAGGATGTGCTGGCTGCTGGCGGCGCGCATCGCGTGGCAGATGCGGCCGACCTGATGGCCACTGCGGCACGCCTGCTCAACGACAGCAGCGCCCGCGAAACCATGGGCCTGAACGCGCAATCCTTCGCCAACCAGCATCGCGGCGCCACCCGCCGCACCCTGACACTGCTCAACGACCGGATCTAA
- the rfbD gene encoding dTDP-4-dehydrorhamnose reductase encodes MKVLLTGSTGQVGYELARSLQGVGEVVAVDRNVMDLSNLAQVREVIRSVKPQLIVNPAAYTAVDKAESEPELAHRINAEAPAVMAEEAKALGAALVHYSTDYVFDGMQPSPRREDDPLGPRNVYGASKLAGEQAIAAAGIPHLIFRTSWVYGMRGKNFLLTMLRLAQERDELRVVADQHGAPTWSRTIADTTAQVLSQAHAGGREWWVQNSGIYHLSAQGQTTWHEFTEAIIAEAGLSCQVLPITTADYPTPAQRPQYSVMSSERLMTRFCHLPHWKAALGLCMH; translated from the coding sequence ATGAAGGTGCTGCTGACCGGTAGCACCGGCCAGGTGGGGTACGAGCTGGCGCGCAGCCTGCAGGGCGTGGGCGAAGTGGTGGCGGTCGACCGCAACGTCATGGACCTGTCCAACCTGGCGCAGGTGCGCGAGGTGATCCGCAGCGTCAAGCCGCAGCTGATCGTCAATCCGGCCGCCTACACGGCGGTGGACAAGGCCGAAAGCGAGCCTGAACTGGCCCATCGCATCAACGCCGAGGCGCCGGCCGTGATGGCCGAGGAAGCCAAGGCGCTGGGCGCGGCCCTGGTGCATTACTCCACCGACTACGTTTTCGACGGCATGCAGCCGTCGCCGCGCCGCGAGGACGACCCGCTCGGCCCGCGCAACGTCTACGGCGCCAGCAAGCTGGCCGGCGAGCAGGCGATTGCGGCGGCCGGCATCCCGCACCTGATCTTCCGCACCAGCTGGGTGTACGGCATGCGCGGCAAGAATTTCCTGTTGACCATGCTGCGCCTGGCCCAGGAACGCGACGAACTGCGCGTGGTGGCCGACCAGCACGGTGCGCCGACCTGGAGTCGCACCATCGCCGACACCACGGCGCAGGTGCTGTCGCAGGCGCACGCCGGCGGCCGCGAGTGGTGGGTGCAGAACAGCGGCATCTACCACCTCAGCGCACAGGGCCAGACCACCTGGCACGAATTCACCGAAGCGATCATCGCCGAGGCGGGCCTGTCGTGCCAGGTGCTGCCGATCACCACCGCCGACTATCCCACGCCGGCCCAGCGTCCGCAATACTCCGTCATGTCCTCCGAACGCCTGATGACGCGCTTCTGCCACTTGCCACATTGGAAAGCAGCGTTAGGCCTCTGCATGCACTGA
- a CDS encoding PQQ-binding-like beta-propeller repeat protein — MRLSTSLSLPYLAVAAGSLVLAACGGGGSNTPGVQTPTPTTPTPPPVVPPPVVAAPYTISPATLTMKYVAGYPVTFFAKATQTTPFVGVVYIKMVADQNVIDSVEIKTNADGSINASLNTSGTVAAGHYAGNLTINVCKDVNCTAQLEGAPFKVPYVIDVASPAGSLTTANLSSLVPLAGAGDWSGYQANAAHTGLVPVTLNPSTFKLRWTYETPAANGSLGSISDISTGNGHVYFGTGTYWNNNTAGHQLLALKEQDGSQAWNHDFGNLRYASTNPPTYANGKVYLSAGSQESTAMFGFDAASGAQLFSTPTAAQWPTYLAPVVYGGGLYSNGGRYGGMYAFDAITGVEKWFASLTQVDGWAPAVDANNTYIYLNGEFIVTDRLTGNPVGKIAGSNSGWQNGVTPLLGAVNSAIVADSNALSAFDISALRVRWKVDGSFHTGPAYGDKQVYVLRDQPLALEVRNETDGSLAWSWKAPATVDQWLGNVVLTNNLVFVSSDNTTYAIDRSSHASVWTYPAGGKLSLSANGVLYINTQSSIVAINVK, encoded by the coding sequence ATGCGTTTGAGCACTTCACTTAGCTTACCTTACCTCGCCGTCGCTGCCGGCAGTCTCGTCCTGGCCGCCTGCGGTGGCGGCGGTTCCAACACTCCCGGCGTCCAGACGCCGACACCCACCACGCCGACCCCGCCGCCGGTTGTGCCGCCGCCGGTTGTCGCGGCGCCTTACACCATCAGCCCAGCCACGCTGACGATGAAATATGTGGCCGGCTACCCCGTCACCTTCTTTGCCAAGGCTACTCAGACCACGCCCTTCGTTGGCGTGGTCTACATCAAGATGGTTGCCGACCAAAATGTGATTGACTCGGTCGAGATCAAAACCAACGCGGATGGCAGCATCAACGCCAGCCTCAATACGTCGGGAACCGTCGCTGCGGGTCACTACGCGGGCAACCTGACGATCAACGTCTGCAAGGATGTGAACTGCACCGCGCAGCTTGAGGGCGCGCCGTTCAAGGTGCCTTATGTGATCGACGTTGCTTCGCCGGCGGGCAGCCTGACCACCGCTAACCTCAGCAGCCTGGTGCCGCTGGCGGGGGCCGGCGACTGGAGCGGCTACCAGGCCAACGCCGCGCATACCGGTCTGGTACCGGTCACGCTCAACCCTTCGACATTCAAGTTACGCTGGACTTATGAAACGCCTGCCGCCAACGGTTCCCTGGGGTCGATTTCGGACATTAGCACCGGTAACGGCCACGTGTATTTTGGGACCGGCACTTATTGGAACAACAACACGGCAGGACACCAGCTGCTTGCACTGAAAGAGCAGGACGGCTCCCAAGCCTGGAATCATGACTTCGGCAACCTGCGCTATGCGAGCACCAACCCACCCACCTACGCCAATGGCAAGGTGTACCTGTCGGCCGGATCGCAAGAGTCCACCGCGATGTTTGGCTTCGATGCTGCCAGCGGCGCTCAACTGTTCAGCACACCGACTGCGGCGCAATGGCCGACCTATCTGGCGCCGGTCGTGTACGGCGGCGGTTTGTATTCGAATGGCGGCCGCTATGGTGGCATGTATGCGTTTGACGCCATCACCGGTGTGGAGAAATGGTTCGCCTCGCTGACGCAGGTCGATGGCTGGGCACCCGCAGTCGATGCCAACAACACCTATATCTACCTGAACGGAGAGTTCATCGTCACCGACCGCCTGACCGGCAATCCTGTCGGGAAGATCGCCGGCAGTAATTCCGGCTGGCAGAACGGCGTAACGCCACTGCTCGGCGCAGTCAACAGCGCGATCGTCGCCGACAGCAACGCGCTGAGCGCGTTTGATATCTCGGCACTGCGCGTGCGCTGGAAGGTGGACGGCAGTTTCCACACCGGTCCGGCCTACGGCGACAAGCAGGTGTACGTGTTGCGCGACCAGCCGTTGGCGCTTGAAGTCCGCAACGAAACGGACGGCAGCCTGGCCTGGAGCTGGAAGGCGCCGGCAACGGTCGATCAATGGCTGGGCAATGTCGTGTTGACCAACAACCTGGTGTTTGTCAGCAGCGACAACACGACCTATGCCATCGACCGCAGCAGCCATGCTTCCGTATGGACCTATCCGGCGGGCGGCAAGCTGTCGCTGTCTGCCAACGGCGTGTTGTATATCAACACTCAGAGCAGCATCGTCGCGATCAACGTGAAGTAA
- the waaC gene encoding lipopolysaccharide heptosyltransferase I: MATQARGGKPLNILLVRVSSLGDVLHNMPMVADLARHFPDANIDWVVEEGFVSLVRLNGRVRNIIPFALRRWRKSLGKPETRAEIKAFFRTLRQQEYDYVFDTQGLLKTGIIMGAARVAKGGRKVGLANGSQGSGYEGISRIFHNLSIRTDPRTHAVARGRIVAGAALGYAVDTPADFGLPALAEDTPRPEWMPASYVVYFHGTARDGKKWATDNWIALGRELAPMTILLPWGSPKELAEAERIAAGLPNARVLPKLSMADAIMAARRASLVIGVDTGLVHIAAAFVRPTVEIYADSPRWKTEGNWSPRIINLGDQGTPPSVADVLTAARSLLG, from the coding sequence ATGGCGACGCAAGCGCGCGGCGGCAAGCCGTTGAATATTTTGCTGGTGCGCGTTTCGTCGCTGGGCGACGTGCTGCATAACATGCCCATGGTGGCCGACCTCGCCCGCCACTTTCCGGACGCGAATATCGACTGGGTGGTGGAGGAGGGCTTCGTCAGCCTGGTGCGCCTGAATGGGCGCGTGCGCAACATCATTCCGTTCGCGCTGCGGCGCTGGCGCAAGAGTCTCGGCAAGCCCGAGACGCGCGCCGAGATCAAGGCGTTTTTCCGTACCCTGCGCCAGCAGGAGTACGACTATGTGTTCGACACCCAGGGCCTGCTGAAGACCGGCATCATCATGGGCGCCGCGCGCGTGGCGAAGGGCGGCCGCAAGGTCGGCCTGGCCAACGGCAGCCAGGGCTCCGGCTACGAGGGCATCTCGCGCATTTTCCATAACCTGAGTATTCGCACCGATCCGCGCACGCACGCGGTGGCGCGCGGCCGCATCGTGGCCGGCGCTGCGCTGGGCTATGCGGTCGATACGCCGGCCGATTTCGGCCTGCCGGCGCTGGCGGAGGATACGCCGCGTCCCGAGTGGATGCCGGCGTCTTATGTGGTTTACTTCCACGGCACCGCGCGCGATGGCAAGAAGTGGGCGACCGACAATTGGATCGCCCTGGGCCGCGAGCTGGCGCCGATGACCATTCTGCTGCCCTGGGGCTCGCCGAAGGAGCTGGCCGAGGCCGAGCGCATCGCCGCCGGCTTGCCGAACGCGCGCGTGCTGCCCAAGCTGTCGATGGCCGATGCCATCATGGCGGCGCGTCGCGCCTCGCTGGTGATCGGCGTCGATACGGGGCTGGTGCACATCGCGGCGGCCTTCGTGCGGCCGACGGTGGAGATCTATGCGGATTCGCCGCGCTGGAAGACCGAGGGCAACTGGTCGCCGCGCATTATCAACCTGGGCGATCAGGGCACGCCGCCATCGGTGGCGGACGTGCTGACGGCGGCCCGGAGTCTGCTGGGCTAA
- the gmhB gene encoding D-glycero-beta-D-manno-heptose 1,7-bisphosphate 7-phosphatase: MKLVILDRDGVINHDSPDFIKSPAEWIPIPGSMEAIARLNQAGYRVVVASNQSGIAREFFDMSILNAIHQKMHNLAQQVGADIDAVFFCPHAAADNCDCRKPKPGMFTEISQRYKISLKGVPVVGDSLRDLQAGYVSGCVPYLVLTGKGEKTQVTGGLPPGTMVFPDLAAMVTHLLKAANPPALHIVS; this comes from the coding sequence ATGAAGTTGGTGATTCTGGATCGTGACGGCGTTATCAATCACGATTCGCCGGACTTCATCAAATCGCCGGCGGAATGGATCCCCATCCCCGGCTCGATGGAAGCGATCGCGCGCCTGAACCAGGCCGGCTACCGGGTGGTGGTGGCGTCGAACCAGTCGGGCATCGCCCGCGAGTTTTTCGACATGAGTATCCTCAACGCCATCCACCAGAAGATGCACAACCTGGCGCAGCAAGTGGGCGCGGACATCGACGCGGTGTTTTTCTGCCCGCATGCGGCGGCCGACAACTGCGACTGCCGCAAGCCCAAGCCGGGCATGTTCACGGAAATCTCGCAGCGCTATAAAATCAGCCTGAAAGGCGTGCCGGTGGTCGGCGATTCGCTGCGCGATCTGCAGGCCGGCTATGTCAGCGGCTGCGTGCCGTATCTGGTGTTAACCGGCAAGGGTGAAAAGACCCAGGTCACCGGCGGTCTGCCGCCGGGCACCATGGTGTTCCCGGATCTGGCGGCGATGGTTACCCATCTGCTTAAAGCCGCCAATCCGCCGGCGCTGCACATCGTCAGCTAA
- a CDS encoding glycosyltransferase: MFSFLLSFIASALLTLLVIKEARLHGPALDANFDGVQKVHAHNVARIGGLSIFLAVALSSAISIWRVPAMSQWLLSLLACSAVAFIGGIVEDYTGRVSALRRLLLTMAAATLGYFLLDARIDRLDWAFSAWALPYMWLTLPLTVLMVAGIANAINIIDGFNGLASVVCICMLLSLGYVALQVNDMFVLIAALMVAGATAGFLIWNYPVGLIFLGDGGAYFIGFMLGELALLLVMRNPQVSTWYAALLLIYPAFETLFSVYRRMFVRGKSPAMPDGIHLHSLIFRRIVQWAVGRREARALIRRNSLTSPYLWMFSLMAVIPATVFWRHTWVLMLSCLLFISAYIWIYVRIVRFKAPRWMIRHKKH, from the coding sequence ATGTTTTCCTTTTTACTGAGCTTTATCGCCTCCGCGCTGCTTACCCTGCTGGTGATTAAAGAAGCGAGATTGCACGGCCCGGCGCTCGACGCCAATTTCGATGGCGTGCAAAAAGTGCACGCCCACAACGTGGCCCGCATCGGCGGCCTGTCGATTTTCCTCGCCGTGGCGTTGAGTTCGGCCATTTCCATCTGGCGCGTGCCGGCCATGAGCCAGTGGCTGCTGTCGCTGCTGGCTTGCTCGGCCGTGGCTTTTATCGGCGGCATCGTCGAGGATTACACCGGCCGCGTGAGCGCGCTGCGCCGCCTGCTGCTGACCATGGCCGCCGCCACCCTCGGTTATTTCCTGCTCGATGCCCGCATCGACCGCCTCGATTGGGCCTTTTCCGCCTGGGCGTTGCCGTATATGTGGCTGACCCTGCCATTGACGGTGCTGATGGTGGCCGGCATCGCCAACGCCATCAATATCATCGACGGCTTCAACGGCCTGGCCAGCGTGGTGTGCATCTGCATGCTGCTGTCGCTCGGCTATGTGGCCTTGCAGGTCAACGATATGTTCGTGCTGATCGCTGCGCTGATGGTGGCCGGCGCCACCGCCGGCTTCCTGATCTGGAATTATCCGGTAGGGCTGATCTTCCTCGGCGACGGCGGCGCGTATTTTATCGGCTTCATGCTGGGCGAACTGGCCTTGCTGCTGGTGATGCGCAATCCGCAGGTGTCGACCTGGTATGCGGCGCTGCTGCTGATCTACCCGGCGTTCGAGACTTTATTTTCCGTGTATCGCCGCATGTTCGTGCGCGGCAAGTCGCCCGCCATGCCGGACGGCATCCACTTGCACAGCCTGATTTTCCGCCGCATCGTGCAGTGGGCGGTCGGCCGCCGCGAGGCGCGCGCGCTGATCCGCCGTAATTCGCTGACCTCGCCATATCTGTGGATGTTCTCGCTGATGGCGGTGATACCGGCCACCGTATTCTGGCGCCATACCTGGGTGCTGATGCTGTCCTGCCTGCTCTTTATCAGCGCTTATATCTGGATTTATGTCCGCATCGTGCGCTTCAAAGCGCCGCGCTGGATGATTCGGCACAAGAAGCATTGA